ACTTAAGAGCTAGTAATGTATTATGGGAGTAGTATTTAGTAATGATATGAGagagagttcagacaactccCAATCCCCATAAAGCATATACTTACCATgcgtagaaaagggtcatacttttttgatgatttcctttagtgctttttagcatagagtagtggatccacttagtagttcaagTTTTATACTGATGGAAAGGTATAAGAAGGCCCTGGCAGCGTGAGGCCAAATGATATATCATCACAATAGCTCTTACATGATAGTTATCGGTTAGAGAAACCCCCACAAAAATAATTGTACTTTTATATGCATAGTTTACTGTATTTTTACCTACACTTCTCAGTTATGTGTATCTTTGTAGACACAGAGttgactttatattttttttaaaaaaatctttatacTTGTAACATCTTGTAACTCAAAATAGCTAGGAATAAGGTAACAAGctaaaaataatcacttttggaaagaaagggaaaattttggacttttttttaagtttaagaagtgagttttggtcattttcaaacggccataaattctagctcaggatgagttagaggtagttcttgatatTGTTTGAAATCCTTTGGAGAGATCTTTCCAACATCGCCTGATTTGTGCATTTTCAATATCGTATGAGGGATATATGCCTATCAGAAGTTAGATTGTTGAATGGGTGATGGTCTCAATCCGGATTTAAGAAAGGACAAACTACtcttttcaccaattaattttctatttcattttagggatttatttgtggtaaaaaaaaagtttagttCAGCtttagaaaatcaaaatcatggTAAGGGCTTGGAggagagaaaaaagaagaagaaaagggagaaaagtcaAGAATTCGCAAGAACGCCAAGGTTTGCGAGCGAAAATCGTCGGTGGTGATTCCTATCAAAGTATGTGAGATATTTtcgtgttgggttagttcacccacacaccaacttGTTTAAATTCAGTGATTTGAGTAAGGTTGAACGATAAAAAGGTGAGATTCTTGCAGAACATTGTTGAAtacttgttggttgagttgttacATGCCTAGTGTTGATCTGATTCATGTTTCCGGGTTGGTTTTTTAAGTCaaatctattgggtattgagggtaCTAATGATCCTTAGTGTTTGGGGGAAGGAACCGTGAAACgttagagggtttagagatgaaaaggGAGGATAAAAGTTGAAACACTTGTGCGTAGGGCCCTAGAGCGTCGCGCCTCCCATAACCCCACAGGACAATCTCTGTCCGTAGGCCTTTGGGCTCCGCGCCAGCCAGAGAGCCATCTGATGTTTGGGGATTGGGGCCACACTCTTCTTAGAGCACCAATGATGCTAGTTCACCCTTTTCATTCCCCACTCTTtcatactagttcctaagtgatgtacatGAAATCGtccataaatatgagatcatgaacctttaaAACATAATCCAATGCAAGGAAAGTTAATGTCAAAGTGTAAGAAGTTAACAATTAAGTCTAAAAggttaagaagtaagtcaaagtatagtttcttaaagttttcaagagtcttaaataaacgttttaaatttgttttaagactcaagtttcaatttAAGTAAATAGTAAAAAGTTGAAGTCTTTCcttcaaagaaatataagggaactaactATTCCCCAAGAGAtgatttaagactcaagtttcaagtgaAGCAAAGACTAAAAAGTTgaattcatttctcaaaagctataagggaactaagtattccctaagaattATAAATGTCTTCACATTTTGAGCAAGAAAGGAAGTTGAGAGTTCTAACAGAGCCTTTGGCTAGTTTTGGTAAAGAGGAAACTATAATTTCCAAGAGATATTTTGAAGCTATGTTTGAGAAATTACCTCAAACCAGAgaagaagttattttaaaaacatttgaGCTAATTATTTTGGGAGTGTATTGAACACCGATATGGAGAcacgagttcatattaactcaagcccCTATAGTGGATCCACTTTGTAGTTCAGGTTTTATACTGACAGCAAGGTATAGGACGGTCCTCTTGTAACGTGAGGTAAGAAgttgtaccatcacttaggctcatatgATGgatgtcggttagagaatctcccacagaaactatattacttcatatataagtaaagttggatttgttattgtattttatttaatgaactgagtgttttatattgttttacaagattttatatattacatatgctttattgctttatattaagtcaagttattcatgagttgagcagagccaaggtaagtgtttcttcttactctttttgAAGCTTACATTATTGTTAGCATTAcaacttgcatactcgtacattcattTTATGAttccagttggcctgcatcatatCATGATGCATTCATtggtaaccaggatcagcacTATCCCGCGCCTCATTAATAGGGTCAAGCActcagagtcagtggtgagcctccttgagTTTTGGAGGATAGATATTTTACTGTTTTTCAGTCTTTTCATttatagaatgttgtggggtttgtcctAACATTCACcttagtattatagaggcttcatacACATATAGACAGTCATACATTTTAGTTTTAAGTCtctctttatttaaaaatattttaatatgagaTTTAAATGCCATTTTGGACAAgttattttaattcaagttaCTTTATGAGAATGTCTTCttatattgagttaagtcttccgcctAGTTAAATAAGTCAGGACAAGGGTCCGCTCAAATACAACAATAGTCATCTAGGGTGTAGTCTCGGGGAATTACAATATTGCATTTGTTTTAAACTGCTTTATGTAGAAATGAGCTCAGTTATATTGAGTTTAGTTGATCGAGGTAAGTTGTTTAGATTCTTTAGCCTATGTTGTGTTTAACGTTCCAACttgcatactcatacatttaGTGTATTGATGCTAGTTGGGATGCatcatcttatgatgcagacgtaAGTAACCAGGATTAGCATGCAACACATAATTGATCCAGTGAGCATGCTAGAGTCGGTGAGCCTTCTTGAATTTTGGAGAACTCCTTTTCTTGCTTTCAATCATTTTTATCAGTTTATTAGAATGTCATGGGGTTTGTACCACCATCCATCAGTGCCAGTCCCGCCTAGGGTATTGGCTTGGGGCGTGAAAACGGGCTTTGTTCATCATGATGGCTCATGAAGCCCTCTTGAAGTCACTTCGGTAACATTAAAGTCAGGATCACATTAGTCTTTTCCCCTATGCATTGGACAATTAAACTGCATTGTTTTGATGCCTAAACTACATTATTTTACTCAGTCTAAGCTTAATAATCTAGTCAAATAATACCAGAACCCTCATCCTCAaaaaatcacccaaaaattgttttccttaattgaataagaaaactcTATTGACAACTCATTCAATCGTCGACTTGGTTTAGACTCTTTCTGTATCACGTCGACTTTGGCATTCTTCAAAATAATCAGCATTATAGCTTCCAacaaattccccctttttgacAATGGCAAGCCCCATCTACTTGCATTGAACAGGTAAGTAAACACATACATTCATATGCATGCTGCTTCCCCCTTAACCGATTAGGAAGTAATTTTCCTACGTTAAGTCAgcttcttaataaattataaagctACACTTAATTTCGGAATCCAATCCTTCTTCGTGTAGGCCTTGTTAAACTCAGATCATGTTTACTAAACTTGTTTTATGATGCAATCGCTgtcattcttcaaaatatacatattcatCTGTACCTATCAGAGATTTACAAAAATACTAAGGGCACTCACGAAACATGCTTCAGGTAATTGTTGTTTGGGTTTTTCATGCATGATCATAATGGCTGGGTAAATTTTAAAGATTCCATTATTCAAGTTATGTTGTGTCTTATGGATACCTTGGTGCTAAGTAAAGGTGTCTTATTGCATTTTAGATTAACTACAAAAAATGACTAAAAGATTTTTGTTGACACATGTGCGGGTAGACAAGTTCTTAGGTGTTAATGGTGAAGTGAGAGAAATTGTGTAAAGAGTTGTTCGAGGACAAACACAAATTTAAGTGTGGGATTGTGATTCTGGGTGTATTTATATGCCCACTTACCATATTTTACCCGCATGGACCTTTTTAGTTTTAAGAGaattttattcttattgttattattttattggtaTGTGATGATTATGCACTAAGACGTACGATTAGCAAATGCAGGGAATTCAAAAATAATCAAGCACTTGGGAGCTAAAGCAGAGGAGGAAAGCATGGATACAGCTCGGAGGAGCGCAAGAGAACACAAAAGAAACATATCAGTTGGAGCACATTGCACACACATTACCCCATACCTAAAACTATTGTTGCACCCTTTCTTAACTCTCAGAACTCCATGCATCACTTAGGCCATTGTCTCGGTCTAGAATAACATGATGAGGACAGAGTCAATCATACACAAGTTGACATTGAAATCGTCTACCATACCTATATGATCAAGTCTACCCAAATGTCATACCCCACTAAAGTAACAAGAATGGATCAATACAATTGATCCACCACTACGGGTTCATCCACacgtgtagaaacacgaatcgCCACAAACATGCAATCACACATGAAAATATTCCTCATTAGTTGACAACCATTTGAGGTATTTAGGACAGTCCTATGTTCAAAAAGAATGTtgtcaatttttcaaaataattctaGAGTTAGACTTAGTTCTATAACCGAACTCAGTTAtctaaaaatatgttttctcTAGTTATCCTGCCACTTCTCTTCTTCCTTGAACCATAGAATAACTAttctctctttttgtcttttctttttcacatCAAGGAAAACATATCCGAAGTAGTTTTAAGTTATTCTAACATTCTAAGTAATATTGTACatcaaaattttagatttttaaaaaaaacttatctcAAGGTTCAACAACAGACTTTAGTGTTCTTCCTAGAATTTAGAGTCTTTCTTCAAGCATTTTGATCAATTAAAAAGTATGTAGGAATATTAGCAAAAATATCATTGTCCTTTCCCacactatatttttttaaaacatcatAAATTCTCCTTAATAAGATAAATAggttaaatatgaaaattatatattttctcatataatTCACTATTAAACCcaatgaaaattatgaaatttcttATATTCTGATTATGATATTAATCCATGAGTTCTATAGCtatcatcataaaaaaattatgctaagcatgaattatttttttccctcaAAAGGATAGAAATTTATGGTTCTTACAATATGATGAACATGATTATGATGAACCAACTAAAGATCAGACTCATGTGCTCACATGGTGATTATATCGATTACACTAAGAACATCCAAAAATTAACCTTATGATAAAATATGCTAATGTTGAAGTCAATCTAAAGACTCAATCTTTTTTAGTTCTTTCTATGACATATTTATtctcctctattttttttttggtaactaaTCCTTGTATTAATCACCAAGTGGCTTTAATTACAGTATTATAACCAAACAACACACCATGTTGGTTATCTCAAAGGCAAAACAAAAAAGACTAAATGTCAATCCATTCTAAGTCTATGACTACCAACTAAAAATGATCAAAAGACTAAGCTATGCAATTGATGCATCTTCGTTGAATTGAATGTATATCTATAGGGTGTTATGTATACATAATTGACATTATGTTTGCAAATCTAATGATACATATCAAAATGTTTTTGACAGAAGTAATACATCTATCATAAGTACATATCAACAATTGTGCAATATTCTTATATATACTGATAAtgcatacaaataaaataagaagtaatGTATACATGTTTCATCTATCATTAACAatcaacatatataataaattttgaacCAAATAAATTGTAAGAATTACGCAAATTCCATATTGTTAAGAGCTAATTACATcctattcctattttttttcgAAATTACTAAATTCCttaaaacttaagtattttggATATATCACTCAACGTGTCGATACATCAAGTCTAGGTACATCATCTTTGTTGatataaaacacaattttttcGATACATTGCTTCGGAGTAATGTAtttgaaaaaagagagagagattgaGGAAAATAGagttttttgtaattttttcaaatggtAGGGAATTTGAGAGAATATGGTAATTTAAGTTGtgtatttagaaaaaaatttctataaagaaaaaaaaagataaaaatcccTATTTTTCATATCCTCGCTTATTCTCGGATACATCACTCTTATGCGATGTACTAGACTAGATGTAAAAGGACGTGATGTATCAAGACAGGTGTGTCTTTTATCAACAAAGGTAATGCATTGGGATAGTGAGCGCTGTATTTGGTCAAGTATATCTTGTATCAATAACAGTAATGTATCGGGATAGAATGtattgagatgttgagtgttgtATTCGAaatccttaaattttattttttttgcaatttgAAAAATAGTAGGGATAAGATTAATTAGCTTATATTGtggaatttatataatttttacatttatttaGCACTTTTTCCTAGAGGTGTTCACAGGTTGGTTCGGATCGGTTATTGATCAAACCCAAAATCAAACCAACTTAAtcgattttaaaaatattaaaccaaaccaaacaaaatataatatatatttatcgagTTGGTTGTTATCGGTTTCGGTTCAATTTGGTTCAGCTATTAGTTTGTTAacaatagataaaaataaaagaaacaattcattcaaaatgtaaaaaaagtgattacaatcaattcaaaacaaaaacagTTAGAATGATCATTGAATTTACTGTGAATAAAggtttaaaaaattcattattttggaCTAGAAGGAAGATACAATGacattttcaatatcataaaGAATTATAGTAGacactcatatatatatatatatatatatatatatatatatatatatatatatatatatatcatctatttatataaaagagaaccctaaGCCCGCCTACGTGGCGCCACCAGAAATCAGAATTcgcttttaaatttatttatttccaaaactacccttccattttcatgaaaaattgtgactttttttgaaaagttgtgacaattattaaatgttgtgacttttttgaaaagttatgacttttatgaagagttgtgatttttgtAAAGAACTCTTACTTTTATAAAAGGTTGTGACCATTCTAaagggttgtaactttttcaaaaagttgtgatCTTTCCAataagacacaataaatatttgttcacactaccctatgttttatataaatagaggaaGTGATTGCCACTATAATTTGTTGGTTCTCCACTACAGGGTAgtcaaattcaaatacattaattgatttttttttgaagtttgttTCATTCTTCAATGTTTTCATGTAGTTTAAATTTTACTGTAAGTCATAGTAATTAGTCTAACTatgataatttcttttttctcatgTGGTGACCTTTTTTTAAACTATATTTAAATTTCAGCAAggataattaaaaattgatcTTCTTTTTTGTCCCTTTCTACAAACTTCTTAATATAAACAAAGGAAATTGATTTTCAATTGAAATGCTACATTATTACTCTTGGACCTCTTAGTGCACAACTTATACACTGCTAAATTGTTGATATTTGAATTCATAATATTTGGTTCTTTAGTaaacaaatcttttatttcttttgtaattatttctatgtttttttcgaattcaaatacattaattaagctTCTCATAAAGTCTATTTCCtttctcaaagttttcttcctcctatttcatgaagttcaattttttactttaaatcatAGTGATGCATGTATCTATTGcaaattcttttttctattttgatgacttttttttaattatgttcaaAATTAAAGTAAGGAAGATTGaaatttatcttctcttttgttgCTTTCAACAGGTTCTCTTCATATACTTTTTGATAAAATTGCTTGTAGgttgtgctatagcatacaacaactaatattttataactaatacggaataaatgatgaagtttgttaaaaagAACCAAAATTGTTGCTTTCTTACTTGCTACAGTTAGTATATTATAGATAAAGAACAAGaaacacaattagaaattattatatttaatatagacaaagtcaaaataattaatgaacaattagaacaattatacaaatatgaccCATTGCAAGGATGGGagaaacataaaacaaaaataaaaattgaactaatagatgaaaacagtataataacacaaaaaccattaaaatacaaCTTTGATGATctacaagaatttaaaatacacataaatgaattattagaaagaaattataacaaaaaagtaacagtaaacatacaagcccgacatttatagttataaaacatagtgaacaaaaaagaggtaagaGTAGAATGGTTATAGACTACAGAAATCTAAATGCCAAAACTAAAACGTATAATTACCCAATACCTaacaaaatacttaaaataagacaaatacaaggatacaattactttagcaaatttgattgcaaatcaggattttaccacataaagctagaagaagaatctaaacaattaacagcattcatagtaccgcaaggtttctatgaatggaatgtattaccttttggatataaaaatgcaccaggtagatatcaacacTTTATGGATATACTATTTTAACCAATTAGCAAATTGCATTGTAtacatagatgatatattattatattctaaaacacaagaagAACACATAAGactattagaaaaatttatccatataataaaaaattcaggTATTAgcttaagtaaaagtaaaacaGAAATAATGAAACCACAAATAGAATttttaggaatacaaatagataaaaatggaataaaaatgcaaacccatataatataaaaaataatcacactcgatgaaaatatagatacaaagaagaaattacaatcatttttaggattagtaaaccaagtaagagaatatataccaaaactagcagaacatttaaaaccactatataaaaaatttaaaaaagatgttgaatattattttgacaataaagataaagaacatataaaaaatatcaaaaaatcatgcaaaaaattaccaaaactatattttcctgatgaaagtaagacattcatatatatagttgaaacagattcaagcgaccatagttatggaggagtactaaaatataaatatgacaaagaaaagatggaacaccattgtagatattactCAGGATCATATACTGAAGCACAGGCAAAATGGGAGATAAATAGAAAGGAactatttgcattatataaatgtttactaGCATTCGAACCATATATAGTTTATGATAAATTCATTGTtagaacagataatacacaggtaaaatggtggataaccaaaaagatagacgattcagttacaacaaaggaaataagaagattaatattaaatatattaaattttacatttacaattgagatCATTAAAACTGATGAAAATCTAATCGCAGACTACCTCTCAAGAAAGAGATATGATGAAAGATCTATTGGCAATGATGACAAATCTATGCCAGAAAGTAGAAAAGATAGAAACAGAAGTACAGAATTTGAAAGCTaacagtcagcagcatgactctaaaCATGCGGAGCTAGGTCAGCAGCATGACCAAAAACATGCGGAGCTacaaggagacgttgggaaactccaaaaaacccataacaatATTTGTTCAAATGCAGCTACAGCCAGCACATCTACAGCAGGACAATCTGCGAAAAAGGAGAAAGCTAaggtaaaatatacaaatataaatatgaacagattattttcaaaaccaTATACTCCTCAAAATACTCAAAAAGATATATCTATTAACCCACAAACAAATACCTACAAAGCCAGCCTAGAATCCCAGAAGCAAACATACAACTACATCTCCAGGACATATATcgaaaatatatacaaagtacAAACCTTTCTAAACCAAAACCCCAGagctaaaaatacaaaaaccccaATGAAAACTATATAACCCAATAtttacaaggatataataagcTTATTGCACAGCCAGGAACTAATCCAAATCTAATAGCAACTTGCTACAACTATGGCTTGTTAAGCACAGTATATACAGTGACAGGAGATGAGATATCCAAGATACCAGAACTATATAAAGCATTTTTACAATATAAGAGAGTAACCAAAGGTACTCTTTTCTATATAAAGTTCTATGCAGCTACGGCAGAAATATTATATGACGAAGTCAAACCTACAATCCAAGTTATAAAGATTGGATTAACAAGGGAAATGATAATCCCTGAAAAGATAGATACCCAGGAAGAGATACAAAAAGTAGATATTCCGGAATTCTATGCAAACAAAAGGACTATCGGAATAGCTACCATATTAAACGagataacaaataattatttaaacgaAAATGCAATATGGACATATTACAACAGAGATCAGACAATTATTTATTCGAACTGCAGAGATATACGAGAGGCAGATATGGAAGAATTAAGGCAGTGGATATTAAGTCTACTCAGACCAGAAACTATGCCTACAACAAGATACTGTAAATTGATTGGGCAAAAGTATCCGGATCACCTATGTTCAAAGTGTGAAGGAGAAGAAAACTACATACCAGATGTACagttagaataaaaaaaaagtaaattatggGTCTGTAAAGTAAAGTTTTTTATCGTTTTGTATGTAAATTGTGCcagtcttttatttttgtcgtgttgcgtcggctgtaaaaagccaaattgtataaaagtcgtaaagtaaatagtaagTGTATCGGCCAATAATAAAGATAGGCCACTAATTGTTCtaattgttcattaattatttcgACTTTGtctatattaaatataataatttctaattgtttttcttgttctttatctatatatttcatttcttggtttattttttcgctatcttttatccattccatagcctttctttgtttattttttactctttttgctcctattctGTTTCCACAAGGTGTagtaaaccaccaatgtgtttttgttattatatgtgggtaaaatctatctaaaaatgacattcctaataacatatcttttgttgtaaattcgaaattatagatttcttctattgttaatattttatcccatatttgtatctttatattttttgctttatattttatcatacttccttcattattaaattctCTTACTACCATGGGTGTTTTTagtttttcccatttatcttctggtaaacaattatatttacatatgtttGCTtatgctcctgtatctatcataggagtatagtatctgttgtgatatccttctatgataatttttgcaagtatatatattttcattattcattttgttctttttataattatctttttattttgacaGGTTATTGTCAATTGTTcgttttctatattgtatggtttgacTTTTTCTAGCCATTTTATTTCTAACATGATGTTATAgtttccttggtatattttaaattgtatttttaatggtATTCcacctataattatttctttctctGTTGTTTCTTCACTTGTAGTTattatttcactaggtaatccagggcatgtgtgtcttgtttttattatttcttcttctaatactagttctcttgttatatgattttcttcttgtctgtgtttattaagattttatatttcctttgatccattattcctgttatgaaataatgatttggtgttatttcttctagAAATTCCTGtggtatttcatattttcttttagatgtacttaTTCTTGATGAAATAGTTCTCGTTATTGTATTTGGTGTACTCGTACTTGGTATACCAGAggtacttaatctttcttttactatttctaaatcttcttcatTGTCAATTTCTTTGTAACTATaatcattattatctattactgtaattattctttcaaatggattttctatttttattttatcaattttattttttgccattattttatgttttgttgttagtatatatagatttttacatcttgctgtgaataTCTTGCTTCCTGGTGCTAATTTtattcctgacattttccaatataatactaatgatttatctatatttatatctgttaatgctactgtatagttagcacttattataaatttaaatttttgatatactaaatttcctttaactgcactaattacgcttttttctataggatgtattattctatcatctgctaaatatatttcaatgggtATACTATTCCGAGTatcttttcaacacttaaatctaattcttttccttttatttgttcaaaaat
The DNA window shown above is from Solanum lycopersicum chromosome 11, SLM_r2.1 and carries:
- the LOC138339381 gene encoding uncharacterized protein encodes the protein MRILVQSEDTSCNIGIVITSDIFPKMNAESLSEEMQKRPPTELVKTTSQERDMMKDLLAMMTNLCQKVEKIETEVQNLKANSQQHDSKHAELGQQHDQKHAELQGDVGKLQKTHNNICSNAATASTSTAGQSAKKEKAKPGTNPNLIATCYNYGLLSTVYTVTGDEISKIPELYKAFLQYKRVTKGTLFYIKFYAATAEILYDEVKPTIQVIKIGLTREMIIPEKIDTQEEIQKVDIPEFYANKRTIGIATILNEITNNYLNENAIWTYYNRDQTIIYSNCRDIREADMEELRQWILSLLRPETMPTTRYCKLIGQKYPDHLCSKCEGEENYIPDVQLE